In Chlorobiota bacterium, the sequence TGGAAATCTCACTTTCGGAATAATGCCCCTGCACGCCAACGGCTGCACGCACGGCTCCGGCCCGCACCACTTCATACCGGCCACCCGCCGATGCGGTCAGCGAGTAGTTGATAAAGGAGGGGACGTACAATGCCCCGGCAAGCAGCGTTAATCGGTCAACGGGGGCATAGCCGGCAAGCCAGCCTGCGCCATCGTAGTTGGCAAGGAACCCTTCCCCTTCCTCAACCGATCGCCCGGTGGGGCCAAGAATCAGCCGGTGCGCGGCCGGGTCAATGATGATTTCCGGTGGCGCGGTTGCTGCCATTGGTTGCGGCGCGGCAATGTGGTCGTGGCGTTCGGCAATGGCCAGCGGCGCGGGCTGTTGCAGCTGCGGTGCCGGCGTGGCCAGGGCAAGCCGCACTGCTGGCGTGTCGGGCGGTTTTACCGGAACCGGTTGCGGGCGTGGCCGTGGGCGCGGTCGCGGACGTGGGGGAACAGGGCGTGGACGTGGCGGGGTGGGGAGCGATGGAGGCGGCCCAACAACGGAGACATACGCGGTGTCGGCAACGATGTAATTGTTAAACCCACCAGACGGTTGGTCGCGGCGCAGATAGACCAGCATCGGCACCTTGTGGCCCCCGGGGCGGTTCGACTGGAAGCAGACTTGATAGCGATAGGTGAAATTTTCCGGCAGCTTCACCGGCGGCTTCCGCTGCAGAAACTTGATGGTGAACAGCGGCGAAGGGCTAACAATGGAGTCAACCACAAACGCATGGTTCTCGGTGATCACGTGGAACTCATGGCAGGCAACCTCCCCGGGTTTCACCTTCCCAAAATCTTCGCGGCTGATCCTCCATTCGTACTCGGTGGAGATCACAAACTCTTCGGTTTCCCCGCTGCAATCGGTGACCCGCAAGTGGAGCGATACCGTTCGGCTGATGGTTTTCACCTGGGTGATAAACTGGGCACTGGTGGCGCAGCGGGTAAAGATTGGGCTGCTGATAATCCGCAAATCGCGCGACTCCTGCCCGGTAACAAACGGCCCCCAAACTCCGGACTGGCGGCGTTCCACCTTCATCACCCCACGCGGGGCGCGGATGGTAAGTGAGTTAAGGCCAGCATAGAATACCGTGGGGTAGATAGAAATCTGCGCTGCTGATTGCGTTGCTGTGCCAAGCCAGATGGCGGCAAGCAGGAACAGGAACATCAGATAGCGGGCATCGGTTCGCATGGGCAGAGAAGTTTGCAAAACATCGGGCGCGGGGCAGTTCAGAACCGATAGCTCAGCCCCAAGAATGCCCCTTGCAAGGCAAGCGCGTTGGCACCAAGCAACCGGACGTTGTACCGCCCATCAACAGACATGGCATCGGTGATAGATACAAAAGCCCCGGCAGAGACCGCAAGGTAATTTTCGCGGTCAATCGTGCGGAACTTTCCGGTTCCTCCATCAAGCCGTTGTTGTTCTTCGGTGCTTCCGGCTGTCCCGGCGTAAAACGGGCGGGCCGGGGTGGCAACGTCCCCGGTGCTTAGAACCGTTTGGACCTCCATAAAAATTCCGGTCCCTTCCACCCGCGAGAATCCAACTTCGGCATTGATGATGATTTCATCTAACGGCTCTTCATCGCGCCAATTGTAGCCCACGCTCCCTTTCAGCCATGTTTCTTCCATCACAATGCCAAGGTTGGCCGCGGTGGTCAGCTGGAAGTAGCCATCGCTGAGGAAGGTGGGGTGGTTGGGGTCGTCGTAGATTCCTTGATGAAACCCTGGGGGGATTTTCAGCATGGTGCTGACCGAGGTCTGAACGCTGCCGCCGGTGATCTGGTAGGTTCCCCCAAGCCCAAGCCATACCGGGGAGAAGATGCTCCGGTCCGGGAATCGTTCGTTGCTGTGGATGCGGAAGTATGCGATTGGGAGCGCGGCGTTCAGCTCCAATCCCTCCATCACTCCGTAATCGGCCGACAAGCCAAACATGGTGGCGACAAACGATGTTTGCAGCGTGTCGAAGCGGTTCTGGTCCCCTTCGGCGGTGTAGTAGCCTTCGGCGCTTCCGGCCCCGCCATAAATCCGCACAACCCCTTGCCCCGATGGAAGCACACCGGAACCACCCGAATGGGCAACCGAGGCCGCAAGAAAGAACAATGCGGCTGTGGCAAGGAAGAGCGATGAAGTACGTGAAAATGCCATGAGTAGGTTAAAGATGTGAATATGCGGGGGAAAATCAGAGAAGCGCCGATCTTACTGGTTGCAAGAACGGCGCTTCCAATGGTCAGTAGCGTTGTGGATTCAGTGGGTTAGAAGCCGGTTTCGATGCCGTAGTACACGCCATAATTCACACTGTTTTCCCCGCCGGCGTTGGTGATGTTGTACAATCCTGCGCCCCCAATGCCTGCCGTCAGCGTGACGTTGTTGGAAGGGGAGTAAGCCAGATAAGCCCGCAGGTTGCCAAGCAAAGCGTTATCGGCAGCACCAACGGTGACGCGCCCACAAAGGTCCAACGAACGGGCAACCGAAAGGCGGCGGTCGTAGAAGATCGCGCCGTAGGTGACGCTCCGCTCTGGCTCCTGCTCCGTCGTAGAAGTCCCGCCGGGAATGGGCGGCGGGGCGATGCCTGGCCCTGTTGGACCTTTTGCCCCCATTCCGGGATCGCCTACCATTCCTTTCGCAAACCCATCGCCTCCTTGTCCCACGGTCGGTTTTTGGTAGAATGTTGAGGCTCCCATCTCCACCCCAACCCGGGTTTCCTTCGTAAGGCTGAACGCAAAGTAGTAGGTGTTTTGCATCAGCACGTTGGCGGCGGGCAGCTTATTGACGTTGCCGGAACCAATCGCCACCCCAACGGCGAACAAGCGGTTGCCTGGGGTTGGATGTTGCGGTGCAACGGGCGGCGCATCAATGCCATTTGGCGGGATGATTTGGCCATTCCCCTGATCCTGGTCCCTCCCGTTGCTGTGCAATGCCTGTGGAGGGATTACCCCCAGCGACGACACAAGCGACGGCGGCATCTCCACCAATGGTGGCGGTGCTTGCTCGGCCGCTTGCAGCGTGGAACTGTCGGTAGCCGCCGGAGCGGTTACGATGGGAGTTGATGGAACCGACTGGGGCACGATAACCGCCGCCGCAAGCTGCTGGTTTGCTGTTGCGCTCTTCCGCTTTGCTGTGCGGAAGGATCCGCGAGCGGTGCGCCCAGCATTGGCAAGCGGCGTGGATGGCGGCGCGGTTTGCACTGTTTGGTTCGCTGCCGTGCGGTCGCCTTGAGTATCCCTCAGCATGGTTGGTGTCAGGGCCAGCATGGTGGTAAGCCAGACAGCCACCAACGCGCCCGCTGCAACGCGGAACGGAAGGATTCCCTTGCGGCGTTTCGGTTCGGTGTGGATAATTGGGGGGATCGGCTGCGGGCGTTGCAAGCTGGCAAATTGCGCAGCCGCCGCCGCCCGTGTCCGCTCGCTTAACGGCGATGGCGGAACCAGCTGAAGAAGGTCATCATGGATGTGCGAGCGGATCTCCAATGTGTGACGCAGTGCCGTCATATTTTCGGGAGCTTGCAGCAGGTGTTCAAGCTGCTGCAGTTCCTTGCTGGAGATGGTTCCATCCAGATATTTATTGATGAGTCGTTCAAAATTCATAGTCGTGCACCACTGGGTAGAGTATCGTGCGAAGCATCTTGCGTGCGCGGAAAATCCGGATCTTGACGGTTGCTATCGAAGCGTTGATAATCTCCGCGATCTCCTGGTAGGAATAGCCCTCATACTCGTACAGCACGATAGCTTCTCGGTAATCGTGTGGTAGCTTATTCAGGGCTGCGGCAACCTGTTCGTACAGAACAACGTCGCGGACTTCGGCGTTGGCCACGTTCGCTTGTGAGGTCTCGAACGGGACAGTGACCTTTCGGTTTCGCTTCATGTTCAGGCAAACGTTCCGCACGATGGTGAAGAACCATACCATGAAGTTCCGCCCGTCGTAGCTTTGGCGGTGCTGGTACAGCCGCATGAACGCTTCCTGGAACGCATCATGGGCAAGGTCTTCATCCATCAGCACCTTCATGCAATAGACATAGACCTTCCGTTCATATCGGTAGAACAGGGAATTAAAGGCTTCAACGTCCCCTTCCTTTGCCTGCATGAACAGATCGTCGTCCGGCAGTTCCGATTTCCGTATCGTCGTTGTTGCTCCCATTGGTTGAACGAAACATACACAACAGCACAACAATAGTTACCGGAAAAATTAGGGCTGTTCGTCATCATCGCTCGCACCCCTTTCCGCAGCCCCGATATACAGAGTAACCTTGCATATCAGGGGGAGGGGTCTATCTTTGCTGCCTTACTTATGATAAAACAACTGAAAAAAGCCGCCAAGAAAGGGGAGAAGTCAAGCCCGACCGTTCTCCCGGTATTGCCACTCCGCGATGTTGTGGTCTTCCCCAGCATGGTTTTCCCTGTGCTGGTTGGGCGCGAGTCATCGCTGCGTGCCGCTGCCGAAGCGCTTAGCCGTGATAAATACATCATGCTGGTTGCCCAGATGAACTCCGGCGTTGATGAACCCGGGGAACAGGACGTGTTCCTAGACGGAACCGTCGCCAAAATTGTCCAGATGCTGCGCCTGCCAAACGGGCTGATGAAAATTTTGGTGGAAGGCGAACACCAGGGAAGCATCCAGCGGTTTGTGGAACAGGAGGAGTTCCTGGAAGCCGAAGTCGAGATCATCAAACAGACCGCACCAGACGACCGGAAGATGCAAGCGTTGCTTCGCCAATCCTCCGAACTCTTTCAAGAATACATCCGCCTGCATCGCGGCCTGCCGCAGGAACTTCTGATCAGCTTTGAGAACATTGATGATACCGTCCGCCAACTCTATTTCGTGGCGGCCAACATCATGACCAAAGTCGAATCCAAACAGAGGATTCTGGAAATCCATTCCATTGCCGAGCAATACCTGGAACTGGTTCGGCTGCTTCACGAAGAGATTGAGGTGCTGAAGCTGGAGCAGGAGATTGACACGAAGGTCTCCGACACCATCCACAAATCGCAACGCCAATTCCTGATTCAGGAGCAAATCCGCGCCTTGCAGACGGAGTTGGAGGAAGATGGCGAAGGATCGCCCGAGCTTGCAAAGTTGGCCGAGGCAATCCGCACCGCCAAGATGCCGAAGGAAGTGGAGGAACGTGCGTGGGAGGAGCTGGACAAACTGCGCCGCACCCCGATGATGTCGCCAGAGTTTGCCGTCAATCGCAACTATCTGGAGTGGCTGACGGCCGTGCCGTGGTCCCACCAAACCGAAGATCATCTTAGCATCAGCCACGTCCGCCACGTTCTGGACGAAGACCACTACGGGCTGGAACGCCCCAAGGAGCGAATCCTTGAGCATATCGCCGTGCTGAATTTGGTGAAGGATATGCGTGGCCAAATCTTGTGCCTTTCCGGGCCGCCCGGGGTGGGGAAAACCTCGCTGGCAAAATCTATCGCCCGCGCCCTCGGGCGGAAGTACGTTCGGGTCTCGCTGGGTGGCGTTCGCGACGAAGCGGAAATCCGTGGGCATCGCCGTACGTACATCGGCTCGATGCCGGGGAAGATCGTCCAATCCATGAAGCGCGCCGGCGTGGTGAACCCGGTGATGCTGCTGGATGAGATTGACAAAATGAGCGCCGACTTCCGTGGCGACCCATCCTCGGCAATGTTGGAGGTGCTGGACCCGGAACAGAACACCTCATTCAACGACCACTACTTGGAGGTGGATTACGACCTTTCGCAGGTGCTGTTTATCACCACGGCCAACGTGCTGTACAACATCCCGCTGCCGCTTCAGGACCGGATGGAGATCATTGAGCTGAACGGCTATCTGGAGCACGACAAAGTGGAGATTGCCAAGCGGCATATCATTCCAAAACAGCTGCAGGAGCATGGCCTTGCCGATCAAGCAATCGTCTTCACCGATGCGGCCATTATGAAAGTGATTCGTGAGTACACCGCCGAGGCCGGGGTTCGAAATCTGGAGCGGGAGATCGCTTCCCTTTGCCGGAAGATTGCCAAGGGGATCGTGGAACGCAACGGCGAGAAAGCAGCGGAAACCACCCCGAAAAAACCGGGCCGGAAAAAACCGCGCACATCCCCCAGCATCACCGTCACCCCCGAGCTGGTGGAGAAGTACCTGAAAGTCCCCCGCTACCGCAATCGGGTTGGAGAGAAGGAGGACATGATTGGCGCGGCAACCGGGCTTGCATGGACCAGCGTCGGGGGCGACACGCTTACCGTTGAGGTCTCGCTTGTTCCAGGAATCGAAAAGCTGACCCTAACCGGCCAGCTTGGCGATGTGATGAAGGAGTCGGTCTCCGCCGCCGTCACCTACATCCGTGCGAACGCAGGGGCGTTGGGGGTTCCGGAGGATTTCTACAAAGGGAAGGAGATCCACCTGCACGTGCCGGAAGGGGCAATCCCCAAGGATGGGCCTTCGGCGGGGATCACGATGGCAACGGCGGTAATCTCCGCTGCGGCGCAACGCCCGGTTCGGTCCGATGTTGCCATGACTGGGGAGATCACCCTTCGCGGGCGGATTCTTCCGATTGGCGGATTAACCGAGAAGTTGCTGGCCGCGCGCCGGGTAAACATCCAAACGGTGATTATCCCCGCAGGAAACCTGAAGGACCTTGCCGACATTCCCGACCGCGTGAAAGAGGGGTTGGAAATTGTGCCGGTGGAGACGTTGCAGGAGGCAATCCCGCACGTGTTCAGAAACGCCTCGATGGCCGTTACGTTGGCCGGCACGAACGCCAGCAAAAAGGGAACAGCAGCAAAGAAACCAGCACCGAAGGGGGCGGTGGTGCCTGGGCGAAATCGCCGTGGGAACGGGGCAACGGCATAAGCTCTGCGGCTTCATTTTGCCTTCTTAAACTCAGGCATAGTGATCCGGTCATAGCCCCGCCAACAAAAATGGAGTGAAGAGGAAAGCCCAGAGCGTTGGATTTCTTCCCATATTTGCCAATAACCGTTTGACTTTTTCCAGGACGTTTGCCATGAAGCTCCACATTCTACGCTGGCTGATGCCGATGCTGTTCGGGATGGTCCTACTGGGCCAGCCACTTCACGCCCAAGACACCGATGACATCATCGAAAAACTGCGGCTGACGCAAACACAACGCGACCAAGTCAAAAAGCTCCGCGAAGCATTCCGCAAGGAGACCGAGCCGATGCGCGCGGAGATCAACCGGTTGCTGGAAGAGGAGAAAGCCCTGAAGAAGGCAGCAAAGGTGAACACCGATCAGTTGAAGTCAGTGCTGAAACTGCGGGCCGACAAAGAAGTGGAATTATCGCTGGCGCTGACAACGTTCGTTCAGAACCTTGAAGCCCTGTTTACCCCCGATCAACTGAAGCAGTGGCGGGCGTTAAAAGAAGGGAAATAATTCCCGAACAGATCCCAGACAAACAGACAACAACGCTGCCGAAGATGGAAGGTGCAAACCTCCGCTTCGGCAGCGTTGTTGTTTTTGGGAAGGGGAGAATGGGTCGGAATCCATAATTCATAAGCTCATGTGCATCATTGAGTTGATGGTATGGAAAAGTTGTGAATTTTTTTTGCTTATCGGTGTCACACATCGCTGATCCCCGGTGTCTTATCAGGTGACGAGGATCGCGAATGTAATATCTGCTATTCTGGCTCCCCTAATCGCACCACGTCACTCCACGGGAATTATTGGCCCAATACCGGTGCTTGCATGACTTTCTCCTCTCACCAGAACGCGCATGATCGCGGGATGTACGAACAATATGAACAGCTTTTTCAAAGCACGCATCCCACTATGAATAAGTGGTTGCGGATTCATGTTCTCGATCAAGACGATCACAAAGAAATTTTGCAGATGGTTCGAGTCAAAGGCTGGAAAACATACCATACACTGAAGAAAAAAGAGCAAGGTGGGGCTTGGTTGATGAGCATTCTGCGGCATCAGGCAAGTAACTATCGGCGGCGGGAGAGCCGCAAAGGGACTCGCAGAAAAGGGAATGAGGATTTTGATGAAGAAATCCACTCTGGAAGTGGGGATGAAAACTGGGAGGATCGGCTGATTGCAAACATGGACTTGGAAAGGCTGAAAGAGAGGTTGAGGCCGGATGAAGCAGAATTACTCCGTTTAACGATGGA encodes:
- the lon gene encoding endopeptidase La, coding for MIKQLKKAAKKGEKSSPTVLPVLPLRDVVVFPSMVFPVLVGRESSLRAAAEALSRDKYIMLVAQMNSGVDEPGEQDVFLDGTVAKIVQMLRLPNGLMKILVEGEHQGSIQRFVEQEEFLEAEVEIIKQTAPDDRKMQALLRQSSELFQEYIRLHRGLPQELLISFENIDDTVRQLYFVAANIMTKVESKQRILEIHSIAEQYLELVRLLHEEIEVLKLEQEIDTKVSDTIHKSQRQFLIQEQIRALQTELEEDGEGSPELAKLAEAIRTAKMPKEVEERAWEELDKLRRTPMMSPEFAVNRNYLEWLTAVPWSHQTEDHLSISHVRHVLDEDHYGLERPKERILEHIAVLNLVKDMRGQILCLSGPPGVGKTSLAKSIARALGRKYVRVSLGGVRDEAEIRGHRRTYIGSMPGKIVQSMKRAGVVNPVMLLDEIDKMSADFRGDPSSAMLEVLDPEQNTSFNDHYLEVDYDLSQVLFITTANVLYNIPLPLQDRMEIIELNGYLEHDKVEIAKRHIIPKQLQEHGLADQAIVFTDAAIMKVIREYTAEAGVRNLEREIASLCRKIAKGIVERNGEKAAETTPKKPGRKKPRTSPSITVTPELVEKYLKVPRYRNRVGEKEDMIGAATGLAWTSVGGDTLTVEVSLVPGIEKLTLTGQLGDVMKESVSAAVTYIRANAGALGVPEDFYKGKEIHLHVPEGAIPKDGPSAGITMATAVISAAAQRPVRSDVAMTGEITLRGRILPIGGLTEKLLAARRVNIQTVIIPAGNLKDLADIPDRVKEGLEIVPVETLQEAIPHVFRNASMAVTLAGTNASKKGTAAKKPAPKGAVVPGRNRRGNGATA
- a CDS encoding Spy/CpxP family protein refolding chaperone, translating into MKLHILRWLMPMLFGMVLLGQPLHAQDTDDIIEKLRLTQTQRDQVKKLREAFRKETEPMRAEINRLLEEEKALKKAAKVNTDQLKSVLKLRADKEVELSLALTTFVQNLEALFTPDQLKQWRALKEGK
- a CDS encoding sigma-70 family RNA polymerase sigma factor, with protein sequence MTFSSHQNAHDRGMYEQYEQLFQSTHPTMNKWLRIHVLDQDDHKEILQMVRVKGWKTYHTLKKKEQGGAWLMSILRHQASNYRRRESRKGTRRKGNEDFDEEIHSGSGDENWEDRLIANMDLERLKERLRPDEAELLRLTMEGFSNEEIAEELEITVVTVRQRKHRLYKKIKRYMGE
- a CDS encoding RNA polymerase sigma factor, encoding MGATTTIRKSELPDDDLFMQAKEGDVEAFNSLFYRYERKVYVYCMKVLMDEDLAHDAFQEAFMRLYQHRQSYDGRNFMVWFFTIVRNVCLNMKRNRKVTVPFETSQANVANAEVRDVVLYEQVAAALNKLPHDYREAIVLYEYEGYSYQEIAEIINASIATVKIRIFRARKMLRTILYPVVHDYEF